The region ATCTAGTGCAAGGGATACCTTTCCGTTAAGATAGTTAACGCTGAACAATTGAGTGCATTGCTAACCAAGCGGCTAAGCGACAGCCCCCTAGCTGTCCCCCGTTTTGCTGGCGATCGGCCGTTGACCCAGCTTCCAAAATCTTCTTCTATAGTTAAAGGTATTGTAATGAATCAAGAAATTTTTGAAAAAGTAAAAAAAATCGTCGTGGAACAGTTGGAAGTGGATCCCGATAAAGTGACCCCCTCCGCTACCTTTGCCGAAGATTTAGGGGCCGATTCCCTCGACACCGTGGAATTAGTCATGGCCCTGGAAGAAGAGTTTGATATTGAAATTCCTGATGAAGTGGCAGAAACCATTGACACCGTGGGTAAAGCCGTTGAGCACATCGAAAGTAAATAAATTTCGGCCATAGCCTCTACTCCCCCCCATAGGCCTTTGGAGCCCGTTTCCCAGAAGGTTTAAGCTGCTGTTTGGGCCAGCCGGTTTGCCCTCTGGGCCAGGGTCTAACCCCATCGCTGTATTTTTGCGGAGAACCCTAGGGGAGTCCCTCCCCCGATTTTATCTATTAAGTACCATGGCAAATTTGGAAAAAAAACGTGTTGTTGTAACGGGATTGGGAGCCATCACTCCCATTGGTAATACCCTCCAAGATTATTGGCAAGGCTTAATGGAAGGTCGCAATGGCATTGGCCCCATTACCCGTTTCGATGCCAGTGACCAAGCCTGTCGCTTTGGGGGGGAAGTTAAGGGATTTGATGCAACCCAGTTTCTTGACCGCAAGGAAGCTAAGCGCATGGACAGGTTTTGTCATTTTGCGGTTTGTGCCAGCCAACAGGCAATCAATGACGCTAAGTTGGTCATTAATGATCTCAATGCCGATGAAATTGGGGTATTAATCGGTACAGGCATTGGTGGTTTGAAAGTGTTGGAAGATCAACAAACTATCCTGTTAGATAAGGGGCCCAGCCGTTGCAGTCCTTTTATGATTCCGATGATGATCGCCAACATGGCTTCGGGGTTAACTGCCATTAACCTAGGGGCAAAGGGCCCCAACAACTGCACTGTGACTGCCTGTGCGGCCGGTTCAAATGCCATTGGGGATGCGTTCCGTCTGGTGCAAAATGGCTATGCCAAGGCGATGATTTGTGGCGGAACAGAAGCGGCCATCACTCCCCTGAGTTATGCCGGTTTTGCTTCAGCTCGGGCTTTATCTTTCCGCAACGATGATCCCCTCCACGCTAGTCGTCCTTTTGACAAGGATAGAGATGGGTTTGTCATGGGAGAAGGGTCGGGTATTTTGATTTTGGAAGAATTTGAATCCGCCTTAGCCCGGGGAGCAAAAATTTATGGGGAAATGGTGGGCTATGCCATGACCTGTGACGCTTACCACATCACGGCACCGGTACCTGATGGTCGGGGGGCTACCAGGGCAATCGCCTTGGCCCTAAAAGATGGGGGCTTGAAACCGGAAGCAGTAAGTTATATCAATGCCCACGGCACTAGTACCCCAGCTAACGATGTGACGGAAACTAGAGCTATTAAACAAGCTTTGGGGAATCATGCTTACAATATTGCTGTTAGCTCGACCAAATCCATGACCGGCCACCTGTTGGGCGGCTCTGGGGGCATTGAAGCGGTGGCCACTGTAATGGCGATCGCCGAGGACAAAATACCTCCCACCATTAACTTAGAGAATCCGGATCAGGAATGTGATTTGGATTATGTGCCCGGTCAAAGTAGGGCCCTAAAAGTAAATGTGGCCCTGTCCAATTCCTTTGGCTTTGGGGGCCATAACGTCACCTTAGCCTTCAAAAAATATCAATAGCCCACCAAAAAATTTCCCGAACCGTGGGAAGATGGTAGCAATTTGGCCTGCCTTGGCCCCTACCATTACCGCCCCCCGGTGGATATTGACCCAATTATTGCTAGTTTATTTTTCCAAACATTATGGTCGTTGCTACCCAGTCCTTAGACGAACTTTCTATTAATGCCATTCGCTTTTTAGCCATTGACGCCATTGAAAAGGCCAAATCTGGCCACCCTGGCTTGCCCATGGGAGCAGCGCCTATGGCCTTTACCCTGTGGAACAAGTTCATGAAGTACAACCCCAAGAACCCGAAATGGTTCAACCGGGACCGCTTTGTGTTGTCCGCCGGCCATGGCTCCATGCTGCAGTATGCTCTGCTCTATTTACTGGGCTATGACAGTGTGACCATGGAAGACATTAAACAGTTCCGTCAATGGGAATCTTCTACCCCCGGTCACCCGGAAAATTTCCTCACCGCTGGGGTGGAAGTCACCACCGGCCCCCTGGGTCAAGGTATTGCCAATGGTGTTGGTTTGGCCCTGGCGGAGGCCCATTTAGCCGCCACCTACAATAAGCCCGATGCCACCATTGTGGACCATTACACCTATGTGATTTTGGGGGATGGTTGCAATATGGAAGGTATTTCCGGGGAAGCTGCTTCCATTGCCGGCCATTGGGGCTTGGGTAAACTAATCGCTCTTTACGACGATAATCATATTTCCATTGATGGCTCCACCGATGTGGCTTTCACCGAGGATGTGAGCAAACGCTTTGAAGCCTACGGCTGGCACGTGCTCCATGTGGAAGATGGCAACACTGACCTAGCGGCGATCGCCAAGGCCATTGAAGAAGCCAAGGCCGTAACCGATAAACCCACCATGATTAAGGTCACTACCGTCATTGGTTATGGTGCCCCCAAAAAATCTGGTACTGCTGGCATTCACGGGGCTGCGTTGGGCACCGATGAAGTGGCAGCCACCCGCAAAAATCTGGGTTGGGACTATGCCCCCTTTGAAGTACCCCAGGAAGTGTTGGACTACACCCGTAAAGCGATCGACCGGGGCGCCAGCTACGAAGCGGAATGGAACCAAGCTTTTGCCCAGTACAAAACTAAATACCCCACTGAGGCCGCAGCTTTTGAACGGCAACTGAGCGGTAAGCTTCCCGAAGGTTGGGAAAAGAACTTGTCCAGCTTCACCCCTGCAGATAAAGGCTTAGCCACTCGTAAATATTCCGAGGGTTGCTTGAATGCCCTAGCCCCCGTTTTGCCAGAATTGATCGGCGGTTCGGCGGATTTGACCCACTCCAACTTGACGGAACTCCACTGCTCCGGCGATTTCCAAAAAGGGGCTTACCAAAACCGTAACATCCACTTTGGGGTACGGGAACACGCCATGGGTGCCATCTGTAATGGCATTGCCCTCCACAGTTCCGGTTTACTGCCCTTCGGTGCCACTTTCCTAATCTTCACCGATTACATGCGGGCCGCCATTCGCCTTTCTGCTCTTTCCGAAGCGGGGGTAATTTGGGTGATGACCCACGACTCCATTGGCCAAGGGGAAGATGGCCCCACCCACCAACCGATTGAAGTGTTGGCTTCCCTCCGGGCTATTCCCAACTTGACCGTGATTCGTCCCGCCGATGGGAATGAAACCTCCGGTGCTTACAAAGTGGCGATCGCCAAAGCCAAGGAAAATGCCCCCACTCTCCTGTCCCTCACCCGGCAGGCTGTACCTAACTTGGCAGGAACTTCCCTCGACGGAGTCGCTAAAGGAGCCTACACCATTGTTGATTCCGAAGGGACTCCTGAGTTAATCTTGATAGGTACGGGTTCCGAAGTACAACTTTGTGTGAGCGCCGCTGAAAAGTTGGCCGCCGAAGGCAAGAAAGTCCGGGTAGTTTCCATGCCCTCTTGGGAGCTGTTTGAATCCCAAGACGCCGCCTACAAAGAGTCAGTGCTGCCGAAGGCTGTCACCAAACGTCTTTCCGTAGAAGCCGCCACCAACTTTGGTTGGCACAAATATGTGGGCACGGAAGGAGATACAGTTAGTATTGAAACATTTGGTGCCTCGGCCCCCGGTGGGGTTTGCCTAGAGAAATTTGGTTTCAGCGTTGATAATGTGCTGGCCAAAGCTAAAACTCTCCTGAGCTAGTCCCTCGCCCCCAAGCTTAAAACTCCTCACTGTCCCCTCTCCTAATTGTTAGGGGGCTTTTTTTTGTGCAGAAAAGATCGGCCAGTGTGAAAATTTAACGGAGGCAATACCTTAAAATAAGGTAAACAACTGTGAAGAAACTTAAAGAAAAACTCTATGGCCGCCCATTTGCCGTCCTCTGCTAACCGTTTCAGCAAAAATTTTGCCTGGCTTTTGGCCGCTAGTTTGTCTTTAGTGTTGTGGTGGGCACCGGTGGGCACCGCCCAGGCAGTAAATAACCCCGAGTTATTGCCGCAAGAAAAAACTCCGGTGGTGGACTTGGCCAACTTTTTACCGGAAATCCAAGAAGCTCAGTTAATTGACGATCTGAACAGCTTTGAGGTGGAAACGGGATGGAAATTGCGGGTCTTAACCCAATACGACCGTAGTCCGGGGCGGGCAGTGATTCCTTTTTGGGGTCTGGACGACAAAAGTATTTTATTGGTGGCCGATGGCAGGGGGGGTAACCTATTAGCTTTTAGTATTGGGGATGAGGTGTATGAGCTGATGCCCCGCACCTTTTGGATTGAGATGCAGGCTCGCTTCGGCAATATATACTATATTCGGGATAACGGAGAAAATTTAGCCATTACCAAAGCCTTGGAGACCGTTAAGGGCTGTCTGGTCAAAGGGGGTTGTAACGTTGTGCCTGGATTACCCAGGGAACAGTGGATTTTAACCTTGGTAACGTCCATTGTGGGGGGATTAATTTTTGGTTTTGCGGCCATTCCCCGATCGCCGAATCAGACCTTTGCTTGGCAATGGGTATTAATTATGTCGCCCCTGTGGGGAATTTTAGTGATCGCCTTTGGCATTGGCCCTGTGGTAACTCGCACCAGCGACTTTTTGCCCCTGTTCCGTAATTTGATGGGCTTTAGTCTCGGGGTTTTGGTGGCGTACCTTTCCCCCATGTTTAGCCAAATCAACAATAATCCCCAAACCTAAGCATTCGACTAGGGTAATTATGATAAAAAAAACTCAAAACTGAAGTCATACCGGTTCCCGCATTAAGAAAGCTGAGTTAAAGAGAAGTTTTTGGCATCAACCAATATAGCCGCAAACCTATGGGAAAATCCCTTAGATTATCTCTTTCATGACCTGCTCCTATGAAACGTCGTCAACTCCTTGGTCAATCGGCGATCGCCGCTGGAACCGCCGCCAGTTTGGTTGCCTGTGGTAAGGCCACCACCTCCAATAATCAGGCCACCACTGGAGGAGGACTACCCAATATTCGCTGGCGTATGGTCACCAGTTGGCCCAAATCCCTTGATACCCTCTATGGGGGAGCCCAGGACTTCTGTGAAGCGATCGCCGCCATGACCGGGGGAAAATTTCGCATCACCCCCTACGCCGCCGGGGAAATTGTGCCGGGGTTAGAAGTCCTAGATGCAGTGCAAAATGGCACCGTTGAATGTGGTCATACCGCCAGTTACTACTACATTGGCAAAAATCCGGCCCTGGGCTTTGCCTGTGTAATGCCCTTTGGTTTAACTGCCCAACAACAAAACGCCTGGCTCTATGCCGGAGGAGGGCTGGAAATGATGCAAAAAGTTTACAGCGATTTTAACATTATTAACTTTCCTGCCGGTAATACCGGAGCCCAAATGGCCGGTTGGTTTAAAAAACCAGTGGAATCCCTAGCGGATTTGCGGGGCTTAAAAATGCGGATTCCCGGCCTGGGAGGACAGGTAATGGCCCAACTAGGGGTCAATGTCCAGGTAATTCCTGGGGGAGAATTGTTTTTAGCCTTAGACCGGGGCACCATTGACGCAGCGGAATGGGTAGGGCCCTACGACGACGAAAAGTTAGGGCTAAATAAGGCGGCCAAATACTACTATTATCCCGGTTGGTGGGAGCCAGGTCCTAGCTTAGACGTATTGGTAAACCAAAGCCAATGGGCGAAATTGCCGCAGGAATATCAAACTATTTTCCAGGAGGCGGCCCGTAGTGCCAATCTATTGATGCTATCCCGTTATGAAACTTTTAATAGTATTGCCCTGAAAACATTACTGGATGGAGGAACTATTCTCAAATCATTTTCTCCAGAGATTTTAACAGTGGCCCAGGAGACATCCCAAGCCTTACTAGCCGAATTTGCCAGCAAAGATGCCCAATTTAAGGAAATTTACCAACAATGGCAAACATTCCGTACCCAAATGTTTAGTTGGAATGCAATTAACGAACTTAGCTATACAAAATTCGTCGAAAAAGCACCCTAACCAAGGCAAAATCTTTGAAAATTACCTTCCGCTAAAAAAGCCGTAATTTCTGCTTCTGAAAGGGGATGACTAAACCAATAACCCTGCATTTCTCGACAGCCTAAATCATAGAGGCAACGGGCTTGGGATTCCTCTTCTATACCTTCAGCGATAATGTTTAAGTTAAAACCATTGCCCAACAGCAATATGGCTTGAATAATCGCAGCATCTTTGGGAGTGTGGAGAATATCCTTAGTGAAAGAACGATCAATCTTTAGGGTATTGAAAGGAAAGGTTTTGAGATAGGAAAGGGAAGAATAGCCAGTGCCAAAATCATCCATGGAAAGCCGAATGCCCTGGGATTGGAGCGCATTGAGCAAATTTTGGGTGGCAGTGACATTCTGCATGACAATGTTTTCGGTAATTTCCACCTCAAGGCGATGGGGAGGCAAAGAAGATTCTTCCAAAATGCGTAAAATTGTTGGCAATAAGTCCGGCGCCTGGAACTGTTGGGGAGAAAGATTAATGGCAATGCGAAAATCATCTTCCACCGCCGGAGCCCAGTGATGAAAATGTTGAAAAGCTGTGCGCATAATCCATTCCCCCACTGGAATAATTAAGCCAGTGGTTTCCAGCAAGCCAATGAACAAACCTGGGGGTACCAAACCCTGAATTGGATGTTGCCAACGGATCAGGGCTTCCACTCCACAAAGGCGACCAGCTTGCACATCAATAATCGGTTGGTAATAAAGCAAAAATTCATCTTTTTCCAAGGCTTGGTGCAGGGCATGCTCCAGTTGAATCCTTTCTAAATGGTCACTGTTCATGGACTCTTCATAGAAGCAGTATTGCCTACTGCCGATGTCCTTAACTTCGTTTAATGCTACTCCCACTCGGTTCAGCAAAGTTTCCACGTTATCGCCATGGTTGGGATAACAGGCAATGCCCGCATAGCCCTGGAGGTAAAGGGGATTATTGGCAATGAAAAATGGTCTTTTTAGCACCGCCAACAGTCGTCGCACAAAAACTTCAATTTCGTCGAGGTTACGGCAGGATTGAATTAACAGCACAAAAGTATCTCCCCGCCAACGACAAAGTAAGTCTTCTAATCTCACATGGGCGGACAATCTCTCAGTGATAATTTTGAGTACTTCATCGGCGACGCTGTGCCCCAATAAATCATTTAAAGATTGCAGTTCTCGAAAACCTAAAAGCACTAACCCTAAAACACTACTTTGGTTTTGAACGTTACTTAATACTTTGCCCAATTCTTGCTTGAAC is a window of Synechocystis sp. PCC 7338 DNA encoding:
- the acpP gene encoding acyl carrier protein — encoded protein: MNQEIFEKVKKIVVEQLEVDPDKVTPSATFAEDLGADSLDTVELVMALEEEFDIEIPDEVAETIDTVGKAVEHIESK
- the fabF gene encoding beta-ketoacyl-ACP synthase II; this translates as MANLEKKRVVVTGLGAITPIGNTLQDYWQGLMEGRNGIGPITRFDASDQACRFGGEVKGFDATQFLDRKEAKRMDRFCHFAVCASQQAINDAKLVINDLNADEIGVLIGTGIGGLKVLEDQQTILLDKGPSRCSPFMIPMMIANMASGLTAINLGAKGPNNCTVTACAAGSNAIGDAFRLVQNGYAKAMICGGTEAAITPLSYAGFASARALSFRNDDPLHASRPFDKDRDGFVMGEGSGILILEEFESALARGAKIYGEMVGYAMTCDAYHITAPVPDGRGATRAIALALKDGGLKPEAVSYINAHGTSTPANDVTETRAIKQALGNHAYNIAVSSTKSMTGHLLGGSGGIEAVATVMAIAEDKIPPTINLENPDQECDLDYVPGQSRALKVNVALSNSFGFGGHNVTLAFKKYQ
- the tkt gene encoding transketolase translates to MVVATQSLDELSINAIRFLAIDAIEKAKSGHPGLPMGAAPMAFTLWNKFMKYNPKNPKWFNRDRFVLSAGHGSMLQYALLYLLGYDSVTMEDIKQFRQWESSTPGHPENFLTAGVEVTTGPLGQGIANGVGLALAEAHLAATYNKPDATIVDHYTYVILGDGCNMEGISGEAASIAGHWGLGKLIALYDDNHISIDGSTDVAFTEDVSKRFEAYGWHVLHVEDGNTDLAAIAKAIEEAKAVTDKPTMIKVTTVIGYGAPKKSGTAGIHGAALGTDEVAATRKNLGWDYAPFEVPQEVLDYTRKAIDRGASYEAEWNQAFAQYKTKYPTEAAAFERQLSGKLPEGWEKNLSSFTPADKGLATRKYSEGCLNALAPVLPELIGGSADLTHSNLTELHCSGDFQKGAYQNRNIHFGVREHAMGAICNGIALHSSGLLPFGATFLIFTDYMRAAIRLSALSEAGVIWVMTHDSIGQGEDGPTHQPIEVLASLRAIPNLTVIRPADGNETSGAYKVAIAKAKENAPTLLSLTRQAVPNLAGTSLDGVAKGAYTIVDSEGTPELILIGTGSEVQLCVSAAEKLAAEGKKVRVVSMPSWELFESQDAAYKESVLPKAVTKRLSVEAATNFGWHKYVGTEGDTVSIETFGASAPGGVCLEKFGFSVDNVLAKAKTLLS
- a CDS encoding TPM domain-containing protein; this encodes MAAHLPSSANRFSKNFAWLLAASLSLVLWWAPVGTAQAVNNPELLPQEKTPVVDLANFLPEIQEAQLIDDLNSFEVETGWKLRVLTQYDRSPGRAVIPFWGLDDKSILLVADGRGGNLLAFSIGDEVYELMPRTFWIEMQARFGNIYYIRDNGENLAITKALETVKGCLVKGGCNVVPGLPREQWILTLVTSIVGGLIFGFAAIPRSPNQTFAWQWVLIMSPLWGILVIAFGIGPVVTRTSDFLPLFRNLMGFSLGVLVAYLSPMFSQINNNPQT
- a CDS encoding TRAP transporter substrate-binding protein: MKRRQLLGQSAIAAGTAASLVACGKATTSNNQATTGGGLPNIRWRMVTSWPKSLDTLYGGAQDFCEAIAAMTGGKFRITPYAAGEIVPGLEVLDAVQNGTVECGHTASYYYIGKNPALGFACVMPFGLTAQQQNAWLYAGGGLEMMQKVYSDFNIINFPAGNTGAQMAGWFKKPVESLADLRGLKMRIPGLGGQVMAQLGVNVQVIPGGELFLALDRGTIDAAEWVGPYDDEKLGLNKAAKYYYYPGWWEPGPSLDVLVNQSQWAKLPQEYQTIFQEAARSANLLMLSRYETFNSIALKTLLDGGTILKSFSPEILTVAQETSQALLAEFASKDAQFKEIYQQWQTFRTQMFSWNAINELSYTKFVEKAP
- a CDS encoding EAL domain-containing protein, with protein sequence MLYQLVVDSPSFKKVIRLQNSCYSIGRHPSNTIVIPSPQISRRHATLIKKINPNLDISFHIIDGDLEGHRSRNGVWVNGESHLDYELVHGDVIALSEDIQIFYQAIPTDPKDTISGGGDRQRLTPDLSEHFPQEQWDITLIGHEDDLSQLSHEQLSKLAACIEYSPYPMVEIDYFGNLTYLNTATKEKFPSIRENSMTHPLLRDIIPQREDAPTYYIRTREVQIGDKFYEQHIHYPAESQFIRSYIFDITERKVIEQSIHYQAFYDPLTDLPNRFLFKQELGKVLSNVQNQSSVLGLVLLGFRELQSLNDLLGHSVADEVLKIITERLSAHVRLEDLLCRWRGDTFVLLIQSCRNLDEIEVFVRRLLAVLKRPFFIANNPLYLQGYAGIACYPNHGDNVETLLNRVGVALNEVKDIGSRQYCFYEESMNSDHLERIQLEHALHQALEKDEFLLYYQPIIDVQAGRLCGVEALIRWQHPIQGLVPPGLFIGLLETTGLIIPVGEWIMRTAFQHFHHWAPAVEDDFRIAINLSPQQFQAPDLLPTILRILEESSLPPHRLEVEITENIVMQNVTATQNLLNALQSQGIRLSMDDFGTGYSSLSYLKTFPFNTLKIDRSFTKDILHTPKDAAIIQAILLLGNGFNLNIIAEGIEEESQARCLYDLGCREMQGYWFSHPLSEAEITAFLAEGNFQRFCLG